The Niastella koreensis GR20-10 genome includes a window with the following:
- a CDS encoding histidine kinase, which produces MAYEESKKINYIHGLAVSYLRRSGIANCTRNDYPETEKYAREALRWFSLTANKKELSVAYWFLGRALTNQSHYDEALTNIQLAYQLAKKEGDENCMGMALETMTDIYRDRGEYVKLLESQQELVKRDRRLGDNGYYSFHELWVLGLMYRLLEEYATALPFWRRLFLENGFIWSWNQMEYAELLTLAKEPDSALYYYNKFDSAKAGIKDLRFFLISKGEYYLYLKQYNTALPYFSKGLLYHQQLNDRRQINRTLIDLAKTYEALHRNDSAIYYARQGLAMALQTKAKPLMRDGYEIFYSVYDGLQRDSACMYYKTYIRQKEAVMNDQTRGKLAAFDYQHKIEMLDKEKQLQQQQLVQTAQQRKLLLFGIAGILLFGFIVVRNFFLKRKNEVNRRRLAEQELLLQRSEAERTESALQQKASMLEMQALRAQMNPHFIFNSLNSINRFILQNDKLQASEYLTKFSRLVRLILQNSQNILIPLESELEALELYLELEALRFNHHFDYKINVEREIDTSVVKVPPLIIQPYAENAIWHGLMHKAEKGLLEIEIVQQEDKLLCKITDNGIGREKAMELKSKSAVAHKSMGMRITADRIAILQQKKQKDCYFAVNDLILPDGSVAGTEVLLKIPLYQ; this is translated from the coding sequence ATGGCTTATGAAGAATCGAAAAAAATAAATTATATCCATGGCCTGGCAGTATCATACCTAAGAAGATCAGGTATTGCTAATTGTACACGCAACGATTATCCTGAAACGGAAAAATATGCCCGGGAAGCGCTGAGGTGGTTCAGTCTTACTGCTAATAAAAAAGAGCTATCCGTTGCTTACTGGTTTTTAGGTCGTGCATTAACAAATCAAAGCCACTATGACGAGGCGTTGACAAATATTCAGCTCGCATACCAGTTGGCTAAGAAAGAAGGGGACGAGAATTGTATGGGAATGGCACTGGAAACAATGACGGATATATACAGGGATCGGGGGGAGTATGTGAAACTGCTGGAATCACAGCAGGAACTTGTTAAGAGGGATAGAAGGTTAGGCGATAATGGTTATTATTCGTTTCACGAGCTATGGGTGTTAGGATTAATGTACAGGTTGTTGGAAGAGTACGCTACTGCTTTACCTTTCTGGCGCCGTTTATTTTTAGAGAATGGTTTTATCTGGAGTTGGAACCAGATGGAGTATGCCGAATTATTAACGCTCGCAAAAGAACCTGATTCTGCACTTTACTATTATAACAAATTTGATTCGGCCAAAGCCGGCATAAAAGACCTGCGCTTTTTTTTGATCAGTAAAGGCGAGTACTATTTATACCTAAAACAATACAACACAGCACTGCCTTATTTTTCGAAGGGCCTGCTCTATCACCAACAATTAAATGATCGCAGGCAAATAAACCGGACCCTGATCGATCTTGCCAAAACTTACGAGGCCCTGCATAGGAACGATTCTGCCATTTACTATGCAAGGCAGGGTTTGGCCATGGCTTTGCAAACAAAGGCCAAGCCATTGATGCGGGATGGCTATGAGATCTTTTACAGCGTTTACGATGGTTTGCAACGCGACAGTGCTTGTATGTATTATAAGACTTACATCAGGCAAAAGGAAGCGGTGATGAATGATCAAACAAGAGGTAAGTTAGCCGCCTTCGATTATCAGCATAAAATTGAAATGCTCGACAAAGAAAAGCAACTGCAACAACAACAGTTGGTTCAAACAGCCCAGCAGAGAAAATTGCTCCTGTTCGGCATTGCCGGAATTTTATTATTTGGATTTATTGTTGTCAGGAATTTTTTTCTGAAAAGAAAAAATGAGGTCAACCGACGAAGGCTTGCCGAACAGGAATTGTTATTGCAAAGATCAGAAGCCGAGCGAACAGAATCAGCGCTTCAGCAAAAAGCTTCCATGCTTGAAATGCAGGCGCTGAGAGCACAAATGAACCCGCACTTCATTTTCAATTCGCTCAACTCGATCAATCGTTTCATCCTTCAAAATGATAAATTACAGGCATCTGAATATCTGACGAAATTTTCAAGGCTTGTAAGGCTTATTCTGCAAAATTCACAAAATATATTAATTCCGCTTGAAAGCGAATTGGAAGCATTGGAACTGTATCTTGAACTGGAAGCACTCCGTTTTAATCATCATTTTGACTATAAAATAAATGTAGAAAGAGAGATTGATACTTCTGTTGTAAAAGTGCCGCCACTCATTATTCAACCTTATGCCGAAAATGCCATCTGGCATGGGCTTATGCATAAAGCGGAAAAGGGATTGCTGGAAATTGAGATCGTTCAGCAGGAAGATAAGTTGCTATGCAAAATAACCGACAATGGAATTGGCAGGGAAAAAGCAATGGAGTTAAAGAGCAAATCCGCAGTTGCGCACAAGTCAATGGGCATGCGCATTACAGCAGACAGAATAGCCATACTTCAACAGAAAAAACAAAAGGATTGCTATTTTGCCGTAAATGATCTGATCTTACCTGATGGAAGCGTTGCAGGCACGGAAGTGTTGTTGAAAATTCCTTTATACCAATAA
- the rluF gene encoding 23S rRNA pseudouridine(2604) synthase RluF — protein MDNSISLNKFISDTGYCSRREADNLITAGRVLLNNRPAQLGNRYKPGDTVEVDGSLITAAKKEKRVYLALNKPAGITTTTELHVKDNIISFIGYPKRIFPIGRLDKDSEGLILLTNDGDIINKILRAENYHEKEYIVRVNKPIDNAFIQQMSQGVPILDTVTLPCKVHSMGRQTFRITLTQGLNRQIRRMCEYLGYAVTGLQRVRIMNIKLDKLALGKWRYLSDAELSILMENISDSSKEKTPNKPATQTATPPKRGFKPKDGRQAGKGKGTKPATREDKPHTGKKPERSWKREGADGKSRQVGTGRQTAESATRQKSPKGQPTRPEKNGGKEKKGPESKKGRRGGAEGSFKNYRNKGRR, from the coding sequence TTGGACAATTCAATCAGTCTGAACAAATTTATCAGTGATACGGGTTATTGTTCCCGCCGGGAAGCGGACAACCTGATTACCGCCGGCCGGGTATTATTGAACAACCGTCCGGCCCAGTTGGGCAACCGGTATAAACCTGGCGACACAGTTGAAGTGGATGGCAGCCTTATTACCGCCGCCAAAAAGGAGAAACGCGTGTACCTGGCGCTTAACAAGCCGGCGGGCATCACCACTACCACCGAATTGCACGTCAAAGACAATATCATCAGCTTCATTGGTTATCCCAAAAGGATCTTTCCCATTGGCCGCCTTGATAAAGATTCCGAAGGCCTGATTTTGCTTACCAATGATGGCGATATCATCAATAAGATCCTGCGAGCCGAAAACTACCACGAAAAAGAATACATTGTACGGGTTAACAAACCCATCGACAATGCCTTCATTCAGCAGATGTCGCAGGGAGTGCCCATTCTCGACACCGTTACGCTGCCCTGTAAAGTTCATTCCATGGGCCGCCAAACTTTCCGCATTACGCTTACCCAGGGTCTCAACCGCCAGATCAGGCGGATGTGCGAGTACCTGGGCTATGCGGTAACCGGTTTGCAACGGGTGCGCATCATGAACATCAAGCTGGATAAACTGGCCCTGGGTAAATGGCGCTACCTCAGCGATGCGGAGTTGTCAATTCTGATGGAAAACATTTCCGACTCAAGCAAGGAAAAAACGCCTAACAAGCCTGCAACACAAACGGCGACGCCGCCCAAACGCGGCTTTAAACCAAAAGACGGCAGGCAGGCCGGCAAAGGCAAAGGAACAAAACCTGCCACCAGGGAAGATAAACCACACACTGGTAAAAAGCCGGAAAGATCCTGGAAGCGGGAAGGGGCAGACGGCAAATCCCGACAAGTGGGGACAGGCAGGCAAACGGCAGAATCCGCGACGCGCCAAAAGTCTCCAAAAGGACAACCTACCCGCCCTGAAAAGAATGGCGGAAAAGAAAAGAAAGGTCCCGAGAGTAAAAAAGGACGACGTGGCGGCGCAGAAGGCAGCTTTAAAAACTATAGAAACAAAGGTCGTAGATAA
- a CDS encoding SDR family NAD(P)-dependent oxidoreductase has product MKNQRNSKVWFITGASRGFGRIWAEAALERGDKVAATARNVNSLAALKEKFGENVLTLELDVTRHAQAETAVTRAHAHFGRLDIVLNNAGYSLVGTIEEASVEDVRAMYETNVFGALAVIQAALPLLRKQGGGHILGTSSNVGHVTLPVIGYYCSTKWAFEAIHESLFNEVKDFGIKVTIIEPGAYATEFGSEQSLKFAAGMEIYSDLKTQFFGMLQGLEKGDPDATPQALFQIVDLENPPLRFHLGSHNLPWVRAAYEERLALWEKWDAVSSSAQALSK; this is encoded by the coding sequence ATGAAAAATCAGAGGAATAGCAAAGTATGGTTCATTACCGGAGCTTCACGCGGTTTTGGACGTATTTGGGCAGAAGCCGCCCTGGAGCGTGGCGATAAAGTAGCCGCCACTGCACGCAACGTAAACAGTTTAGCTGCACTTAAAGAAAAATTTGGAGAAAATGTATTGACCCTTGAACTGGACGTAACCAGGCACGCCCAGGCTGAAACTGCCGTAACCCGGGCCCATGCCCATTTCGGCCGGCTCGACATTGTACTGAACAATGCCGGGTATTCATTGGTTGGTACTATTGAGGAAGCGAGCGTGGAAGATGTTCGGGCCATGTATGAAACAAACGTTTTCGGAGCGCTGGCTGTTATCCAGGCAGCTTTACCGCTGCTTCGCAAGCAGGGTGGCGGACATATATTGGGCACCTCCAGCAACGTTGGCCATGTAACCCTGCCGGTAATTGGTTACTACTGTTCTACCAAATGGGCATTTGAGGCTATTCACGAAAGCCTGTTTAATGAGGTTAAAGATTTTGGAATCAAAGTAACCATTATTGAACCGGGCGCCTATGCTACCGAATTTGGCAGTGAGCAATCGTTGAAATTTGCGGCCGGCATGGAAATATATTCGGATCTTAAAACGCAATTTTTCGGCATGTTACAAGGCCTGGAAAAAGGCGATCCGGATGCCACTCCACAAGCGCTGTTCCAGATCGTAGACCTGGAAAACCCGCCCCTGCGGTTCCATTTGGGCAGCCACAACCTGCCATGGGTACGGGCTGCTTATGAAGAACGGCTGGCACTTTGGGAAAAATGGGACGCCGTTTCCAGTTCGGCCCAGGCCTTATCTAAATAA
- a CDS encoding dihydrofolate reductase family protein, with protein MRKLQMKMSMSIDGFVGGPNGEKDWLFKTGDAQSKAWVVEQAWDAGLIIMGRKSFEVMAPYWPTSTDPSAAPMNEIPKGVFTQKGFKGIDLGNDQSPAATSWTNAKVFDGDLTEEIKKLKAGEGKPITAIGGAGFMRSLIATGLVDEFRLVIHPVVLGAGEPIFNGITIPLYLKLVDVKVFPGGTTVHTYGS; from the coding sequence ATGCGAAAGTTACAAATGAAAATGTCGATGTCGATTGACGGTTTTGTCGGCGGCCCCAATGGCGAGAAAGACTGGCTCTTCAAAACCGGCGATGCACAATCGAAAGCCTGGGTCGTTGAACAGGCCTGGGACGCAGGGCTGATCATCATGGGCAGGAAGTCCTTTGAGGTAATGGCGCCTTACTGGCCCACGTCAACCGATCCCTCTGCCGCACCGATGAACGAGATTCCCAAGGGCGTTTTTACGCAAAAGGGATTTAAAGGCATCGATCTGGGAAATGATCAGTCGCCTGCTGCAACGTCCTGGACGAATGCCAAGGTCTTTGACGGCGATTTAACTGAAGAGATCAAAAAACTCAAAGCCGGGGAAGGAAAACCGATCACGGCCATTGGCGGCGCCGGGTTTATGCGGAGCCTGATAGCGACGGGGCTTGTAGATGAATTCCGCCTGGTTATCCATCCTGTTGTATTGGGTGCCGGTGAGCCGATCTTTAATGGTATTACAATACCACTCTACCTGAAGTTGGTGGATGTAAAGGTTTTCCCGGGTGGAACTACCGTACATACTTATGGTTCGTAA
- a CDS encoding LytR/AlgR family response regulator transcription factor yields MIKAILIDDELHCLDTLSILLKEYCPEVQIIERCHSGREGLLAIKKIDPDLVFLDIEMPGMNGFEMLEELSGVSFAIIFTTSYDQYAIRAIRFSALDYLLKPIDPNELINAVSKVITQRHLPMAEQFQMLLKQIRNKDHQFNKIALPTAEGFELVPADQVVRCEADDNYTHLYLKNKTKITACRTLKEVEEQLHDFTFFIRVHHSHVVNLNEVTKYIRGEGGYLVMSDSSSVNVSRSRKEALLKLF; encoded by the coding sequence ATGATTAAAGCAATCCTGATAGATGACGAATTGCATTGTCTTGATACGCTCAGTATCTTGTTGAAGGAATATTGCCCTGAGGTTCAGATCATAGAACGGTGTCACTCGGGGAGAGAGGGGTTGCTGGCTATTAAAAAAATAGATCCTGATCTGGTTTTTCTCGATATTGAGATGCCCGGAATGAATGGTTTCGAGATGCTGGAGGAGCTTTCGGGGGTTTCCTTTGCCATCATATTTACTACAAGTTACGATCAGTATGCGATCAGGGCCATTCGTTTTAGTGCGCTGGATTATTTACTAAAGCCAATTGATCCCAATGAACTGATCAACGCGGTAAGTAAAGTAATTACACAGCGTCATTTGCCAATGGCGGAGCAGTTTCAAATGTTGCTAAAGCAGATCCGGAACAAGGACCACCAGTTTAATAAAATTGCCTTGCCTACCGCGGAAGGTTTTGAGTTGGTGCCTGCTGACCAGGTGGTCCGTTGCGAGGCCGATGACAACTACACGCATCTTTATTTGAAAAATAAAACAAAGATCACTGCCTGCCGCACCCTGAAAGAGGTGGAAGAACAGTTGCATGATTTTACATTCTTTATCCGGGTCCATCATTCCCATGTCGTTAATCTGAATGAAGTGACAAAATACATTCGTGGAGAAGGTGGATATCTTGTAATGAGTGATAGCAGCAGCGTAAACGTATCACGCAGCCGTAAAGAAGCGTTGCTTAAACTTTTCTAA
- a CDS encoding RluA family pseudouridine synthase, protein MKFNSQSRISYFPDKTIAAIALPERFTFPFYYEPHPLTKLAALDLQHYLETQTHLEHNFGLNADAEGMVIGKMFGVLVVQDADGKVGYLSAFSGKLANSNDHPRFVPPVFDMLVENSFFLKEIEIINAINDRITGIEENKNYQQLKLDVEKLSAQSVQEIAAFREQLKHNKEQRKQIRETQKKSLSQPEYEVVALDLIKYSLHDKHQLTLLTNKWKQVLDEVQTALAQFENAIDTLKNERKEKSATLQQQLFAQYVFLNKDGKNKSLQDIFSLTAFGKPPGGAGECATPKLLQYAFANGYKPLAMAEFWWGAAPKSEIRKHKQFYPACTGKCKPILAHMLEGMPVDENPFLRIPDEKRELEIIYEDDSLVVVNKPAGLLSVPGVEIKESVYTRLKDVFGGIEPLIVHRLDMDTSGLLVVAKTPHAHKHIQRQFMQGTVRKRYRALLSRVLEQSEGEIDLPLTADVFNRPRQLVCFKTGKKSITRWKAVKTYNAMTKVDFWPLTGRTHQLRMHSAHDLGLNAPIVGDDLYGMASERMYLHAAHLEFIHPNTKEKMSFEAEEGF, encoded by the coding sequence TTGAAATTCAATAGCCAGAGCAGGATCTCCTATTTTCCGGACAAGACAATAGCTGCCATTGCATTACCAGAACGGTTTACTTTTCCCTTCTATTATGAGCCACACCCTTTAACAAAACTGGCCGCTCTTGACCTGCAACATTACCTGGAAACCCAAACCCACCTTGAACATAATTTTGGACTGAACGCTGATGCGGAGGGAATGGTTATTGGTAAAATGTTTGGCGTGCTGGTGGTGCAGGATGCGGATGGAAAGGTGGGCTATTTATCGGCTTTCTCAGGTAAGCTGGCCAACTCAAACGATCACCCAAGATTTGTACCACCGGTGTTCGATATGCTGGTTGAAAACAGCTTTTTTCTCAAAGAGATAGAGATCATCAATGCTATTAATGATCGCATTACAGGAATAGAAGAGAACAAAAACTACCAGCAATTAAAACTCGACGTTGAAAAATTATCAGCGCAATCGGTACAGGAAATTGCTGCTTTCAGGGAACAATTAAAACACAATAAAGAACAGCGAAAACAGATCAGGGAAACACAAAAGAAAAGCCTGAGCCAGCCCGAATATGAAGTGGTTGCATTGGATCTTATTAAGTACAGCCTGCATGACAAGCACCAGCTTACCCTTCTCACCAACAAATGGAAACAGGTACTGGACGAAGTACAAACAGCCCTGGCTCAATTTGAAAATGCTATTGATACTTTAAAAAATGAGCGTAAAGAAAAATCGGCGACCTTGCAACAACAGCTTTTCGCCCAATATGTATTTTTAAATAAAGACGGGAAAAACAAAAGTTTACAGGACATCTTCAGCCTAACTGCTTTTGGCAAACCGCCCGGGGGCGCCGGGGAATGCGCTACTCCCAAGCTGCTGCAATATGCATTTGCGAATGGCTACAAACCATTGGCTATGGCCGAGTTTTGGTGGGGCGCTGCACCAAAATCCGAGATCAGGAAACATAAACAGTTTTACCCGGCCTGTACAGGTAAGTGCAAACCCATTCTGGCGCATATGCTGGAGGGTATGCCTGTTGATGAAAATCCATTTTTACGGATCCCGGATGAAAAGCGCGAGCTGGAAATTATTTATGAAGATGACAGCCTGGTGGTTGTGAACAAACCTGCCGGTTTATTATCAGTTCCGGGGGTTGAGATCAAAGAGTCGGTATATACCCGGCTAAAAGATGTTTTTGGCGGTATCGAGCCGCTTATTGTTCACCGGCTCGATATGGATACGTCCGGGTTATTGGTAGTTGCAAAAACACCACACGCACACAAGCATATTCAACGGCAGTTTATGCAGGGCACGGTAAGAAAACGCTACCGGGCCTTACTTTCCAGGGTACTTGAACAATCAGAAGGCGAAATCGATCTGCCATTGACAGCCGATGTGTTCAACCGGCCCAGACAGCTGGTTTGTTTTAAGACCGGGAAGAAAAGTATTACCAGGTGGAAAGCGGTAAAAACATATAATGCTATGACCAAAGTTGATTTCTGGCCGCTTACCGGAAGAACGCATCAGCTGCGGATGCATTCGGCCCATGACCTGGGGTTGAATGCCCCCATCGTTGGCGACGATTTGTATGGGATGGCATCTGAAAGAATGTACCTGCATGCAGCTCATCTTGAATTTATTCACCCCAACACCAAAGAAAAGATGAGCTTTGAGGCAGAAGAAGGGTTTTAA
- a CDS encoding tetratricopeptide repeat-containing sensor histidine kinase: MVVRRILLCLAQYLFCTIALAQKSKIDSLKKILPALKDTARIDCFNQLSREYIESDKKDSAEHYATLAYVEAKQSDYIHGIAVFFSLQSQMAKHFDDDFKRSEVLGKESLQWYERTPNKEGIDNLYFYLIYTVFAQSRFDEAIGYARKRYALAKQSGNQEVMLDALSFMFAVYRQSGDYEKSFLFAQMVYNLALKTKNKIRITGTLYGMAQLYELIEDYPNALIYFHKVLQMDDAETRSNRIATDNDIWFKMEFTEIFSHLHQFDSAWHYYNLFKPAPNKAVYWRVWWISTGECYLLQKDYNHALQNFRLGLAEHKKLNDRNEVMRTLLDLGKTWLALNKDPEALQYGREGLDMALQTKAKQFIRDGYLILSTVYDRLHQTDSANFYFRQFITMKDEVLNDQVKGKFTAYNYEQKLALINKEKQIQQAGLEKESFIKKVLIGGVIFLFLFGLIVFRNIMLKRKNERQMLEHKITLQKLENDKTKAEFQQQAAELEMQALRAQMNPHFIFNSLNSINRFILQNNKLQASLYLTKFSKLVRLILQNSQTAFVSLDNELEALQLYLELEALRFDHHFVYTVNVEENIDPSVLKISPLLIQPYAENAIWHGLMHKPEKGHLHITLIMQEEVLLCKITDDGVGRKKAADLKSKNTFIHNSLGMKITAERITLLHQGKLLNSYVTINDLILPDGSAGGTEVILKIPVHYD, encoded by the coding sequence ATGGTTGTACGACGCATATTATTATGTCTTGCGCAATACCTGTTTTGTACAATAGCGCTTGCGCAGAAAAGCAAAATCGACAGCCTGAAGAAAATTTTACCTGCGTTGAAGGATACTGCAAGGATTGATTGTTTCAATCAGTTAAGCCGCGAATACATTGAGTCAGATAAAAAAGATTCTGCCGAACATTATGCAACCCTGGCTTATGTTGAAGCGAAACAGTCGGATTATATACATGGTATTGCCGTATTCTTCTCCCTGCAGTCTCAAATGGCAAAGCATTTTGATGACGATTTCAAAAGGTCCGAGGTGTTGGGAAAGGAGTCGCTTCAGTGGTATGAAAGAACGCCGAATAAAGAAGGTATTGATAATTTGTATTTCTACCTCATCTACACGGTTTTTGCGCAAAGCAGGTTTGATGAAGCAATAGGTTATGCCCGGAAAAGATATGCCCTGGCAAAGCAAAGCGGTAATCAGGAGGTAATGCTTGACGCCTTATCCTTCATGTTTGCTGTTTACAGGCAAAGCGGGGATTACGAAAAGAGTTTTTTGTTTGCCCAAATGGTTTATAACCTGGCGTTAAAAACAAAAAATAAGATCAGGATAACAGGCACCCTGTATGGCATGGCCCAGCTGTATGAGCTGATAGAAGATTATCCCAATGCACTGATATATTTCCATAAGGTTCTACAGATGGACGATGCTGAAACCCGGAGTAATCGTATTGCCACTGATAATGACATTTGGTTTAAGATGGAATTTACCGAAATATTTAGCCATTTGCACCAGTTTGATTCGGCATGGCATTATTACAATTTATTCAAGCCTGCGCCAAACAAAGCTGTGTATTGGCGGGTATGGTGGATAAGCACAGGTGAATGCTATTTGTTGCAAAAGGATTACAATCATGCATTGCAAAACTTTCGGCTTGGATTGGCGGAACACAAAAAACTAAACGACCGCAATGAGGTAATGCGTACACTGCTGGATCTGGGTAAAACCTGGTTAGCCTTAAATAAAGATCCGGAGGCTTTGCAGTATGGGCGGGAAGGATTGGATATGGCATTACAAACAAAGGCAAAACAATTCATTCGCGACGGGTATCTGATTCTTTCTACGGTATACGATCGCCTGCATCAAACAGACAGCGCCAATTTTTATTTCAGGCAATTCATAACCATGAAAGACGAGGTGCTGAACGATCAGGTAAAAGGAAAATTTACAGCTTATAATTATGAACAGAAACTTGCCCTGATCAATAAAGAAAAGCAAATTCAGCAGGCAGGATTAGAGAAAGAGTCGTTCATAAAGAAAGTGCTGATTGGCGGTGTCATTTTTTTGTTCCTGTTCGGGTTAATTGTTTTTAGAAATATCATGCTTAAAAGAAAGAATGAAAGGCAAATGCTGGAGCATAAGATCACACTTCAAAAGCTGGAAAACGACAAAACCAAAGCAGAATTTCAGCAGCAGGCTGCGGAGCTCGAAATGCAGGCGCTGCGTGCCCAAATGAATCCGCACTTTATTTTTAATTCGCTTAATTCTATCAATCGCTTCATCCTTCAAAATAATAAACTACAGGCGTCGCTATATCTTACCAAATTTTCAAAACTGGTAAGACTGATCCTTCAAAATTCGCAAACCGCATTTGTATCTTTAGATAATGAACTGGAAGCGCTGCAGCTTTATCTTGAATTGGAAGCGTTACGCTTCGATCATCATTTTGTTTATACCGTTAACGTTGAGGAGAATATTGACCCTTCTGTTCTTAAGATTTCTCCGCTGCTTATACAACCCTATGCGGAAAATGCTATCTGGCATGGACTCATGCACAAGCCGGAAAAGGGACATTTGCATATTACGCTCATTATGCAGGAAGAGGTTTTGCTTTGTAAAATAACCGACGACGGAGTAGGAAGAAAAAAGGCGGCAGATCTTAAAAGTAAAAATACTTTCATTCACAATTCTTTGGGCATGAAGATAACAGCCGAGAGAATTACCCTGCTGCATCAGGGAAAACTATTGAATAGCTATGTAACCATCAACGACCTGATATTGCCTGATGGAAGTGCAGGCGGAACAGAAGTTATTTTAAAAATACCAGTTCATTATGATTAA
- a CDS encoding SnoaL-like domain-containing protein yields the protein MTTQEIAARYHEMANQRKFIEIQDTLYHEDVVCQEPEKAAAMGMAILTNGREAIKAKGVARRATIETVHSYVCSEPIVAGEYFSVVLKQEVTFKGKPTVTLEEIGVFHVQNGQVIKEQFFY from the coding sequence ATGACAACGCAGGAAATCGCAGCCCGCTATCACGAAATGGCCAACCAACGGAAATTTATTGAGATCCAGGACACACTCTATCATGAAGACGTCGTTTGCCAGGAGCCAGAAAAGGCAGCAGCGATGGGGATGGCCATCCTTACCAATGGCCGGGAAGCCATCAAAGCAAAAGGTGTTGCCCGCAGGGCCACCATTGAAACTGTACATAGTTATGTTTGCAGCGAACCGATCGTAGCGGGTGAATATTTTAGTGTGGTGTTGAAACAGGAAGTCACATTCAAAGGAAAGCCCACTGTTACACTCGAAGAAATTGGGGTTTTTCATGTACAGAACGGTCAGGTGATAAAAGAGCAGTTCTTTTATTAA
- a CDS encoding helix-turn-helix domain-containing protein — MKKAEHSVHKFETLTEAHRAFGMPQPKHPLISLLHGAPSWSDVLQPDQPHVLGFYKISYKPKLGGKLKYGQGYYDFDEGGLLFAAPGQVMGSAENEEAICSEYTLLIHPDFLLGYPVAKKITHYGFFSYATNETLHLSETEKAAIMSVFRIMEEELNSRIDDFSQDVVISQIELLLNYANRFYNRQFITRKAVNHDLLQRLEDLLSGYFNNEQALSNGIPTVQYLAENLNLSPSYLSDMLRALTGQNAQHHIHDKLIEKAKEKLSTTTLSVSEIAYTLGFEHPQSFSKLFKTKTNLSPLEFRRSFN, encoded by the coding sequence ATGAAAAAAGCGGAGCACAGCGTGCACAAATTTGAGACATTGACCGAGGCCCATCGCGCATTTGGCATGCCTCAGCCCAAACATCCATTGATCAGTTTGCTCCATGGAGCACCTTCCTGGTCAGACGTACTACAACCAGACCAGCCTCATGTGCTGGGATTTTATAAAATTTCTTACAAACCCAAACTGGGTGGTAAACTAAAATATGGCCAGGGTTATTATGATTTTGATGAAGGGGGCTTGCTGTTTGCTGCGCCCGGCCAGGTGATGGGGAGCGCAGAAAACGAAGAAGCCATCTGTTCTGAATATACCCTGCTGATCCATCCGGATTTCCTGTTAGGTTATCCCGTAGCTAAAAAGATCACGCACTACGGATTCTTTTCTTATGCAACCAACGAAACGCTGCATCTTTCCGAAACTGAGAAAGCCGCCATCATGTCTGTTTTCAGGATCATGGAGGAAGAATTGAACAGCCGGATAGATGACTTTAGCCAGGATGTGGTTATATCTCAGATCGAGTTGCTGCTGAATTACGCCAATCGTTTCTATAACCGCCAGTTTATTACCCGTAAGGCCGTTAACCACGATCTGCTGCAAAGACTGGAAGACCTGCTGAGTGGTTACTTCAACAATGAACAGGCTTTAAGCAACGGCATTCCAACCGTTCAGTACCTGGCTGAAAACCTGAATTTGTCGCCCAGTTATTTAAGCGATATGCTGCGCGCACTGACCGGCCAGAATGCGCAGCACCACATCCATGATAAACTGATCGAAAAGGCCAAGGAAAAATTATCTACGACTACCTTATCGGTGAGTGAAATAGCGTATACGTTGGGATTCGAACACCCGCAGTCATTCAGTAAACTGTTTAAAACAAAAACCAATTTGTCTCCACTGGAATTCAGGCGGTCTTTCAACTGA